The genomic region GGCCGCCGAGGCCAGGTGGAAGACCACGTCCAACCGTTCCGGAAGGTCCAGTGGTTCGACGAGGTCGGCCTCCGTGAGCGTGAAACCGGGGTCGTCGAGCAGGTGGCGCACGTTCTCGCGCCTGCCGGTGGAGAAGTTGTCCACGCACAGGACGCGGGCCCCCTCCTCCAGCAGCCGTTCGCACAGGTGCGAACCGATGAATCCCGCGCCGCCCGTGACCAGGGCGGTCCTCGTGTACCGATCACTCATCCTCACTCGCCTCCTACGGCGTTCGTTCGGCGGTCAGGGCCAGGAGGTCTCCTGGGAGGGGCACACGACCAGCTCGCGCACCTCGCACCCGGTCGGCTGGGACAGGGCGAAGACGACGGTCCGCGCCACGTCCTCGGGCGCGTTGAGCTTGGCGTCGGGGCCCGGCTTGTACTGTTCGGGGCGGTCGTCGAAGAAGTGCGTGCTCATGCCGCCGGGGACCAGCAGGGTGACCTGGACCTGCCCGGCGAGTTCGGCGGCCAGGGCCCTGGTGAACCCGACGACCCCGAACTTGGACGCGCAGTAGGCGGTCGCGTCGCTCAGTGCCCGCAGGCCGAGGGTGGACGCGCAGTTGACGATCGTTCCGTGGCTCTCCCTCAGGTACGGCAGGGCCGCCCGGGTCATGGCGGCGGTACCGAGCAGGTTCACCCGCACCACGCGCTCCCAGTCGTCGGCGGACACGTCCGTCAGGGTGCCGCAGGCGTCGGTCCCGGCCGCGTTGACCAGGGCGTCGATCCGCTTGTGCCGGACACCCACGCGCTGCACGGCCTGTTCGACCTGCGTCCGGTCGGCCAGGTCCGCCTGTTCGAAGGGCAGGTCGTTGCCCGGGTGCTGGCGGTCGATGACGATGGGGAACCCGCCCTCGGCCGCCACGGCCTCGGCCGTGGCCGCTCCCAGGCCGGAGGACCCGCCGGTGATCAGGGTGTTTCCGAGTGGACGCATACTCTCTTCTCCCGTTCTCTCTCGTGCGGTCGTGGTCAGCTCGCGGCGAGCCCGTCGGGGTCCCGGGCCCGGACGCGGGTCAGCAGCGCGGTCGTGGAACGGCCCGGGACCAGGGGCAGTGTGACCACCCGGCCGCCGTGCGCCCGGACCACGGGCGTCTCGGGCAGCCGTTCGACGTCGTAGTCGCCGCCCTTGACCCACACGTCCGGCCGCAGCGCGCCCAGCGCCGCGACCGGCGTCGGCTCGGTGAACACCTCCACCTCGTCCACGCACGCGAGTTCGGACAGCACCCGGGCGCGGTCGCGCTCACCGACGATCGGCCGGTCCGGCCCCTTGAGCGCGCGGACCGAGGAGTCGCTGTTGAGCAGGACGACGAGGCGGTCGCCGAGGGCACGGGCCCGGCGCAGCAGGTCGACGTGGCCGGCGTGCAGGACGTCGAAGCAGCCGCCGGTCGCCACGACGCGCCGGCCGCCCCGTCCCGCGCGCGGGACGGCCCCGAACGCGGTGGGCGTGAACGAGGTCACCGGCGGGTCCGGGGCCTCCGGTGACCGGGCGGAGCGGGCCGCCGCTCCCCCCTGGGCCACGAAGGCCGAGGCCGCCCGGACGCCCGCGCGCACGGCCGTGACGGGGTCGGCGCCCTCGGAGAGCGCGACCGCGCAGGCGGCGGCGAAGGCGTCGCCCGCCCCGCAGACGTCGGTCGGGCGGTCCACAGGCTCGCCGGAGACCAGGACCGTCCCATGGCGGCCGTCGGACCAGGCCGCCCCGTGCTCGCCGAGGGTGACGGCGACGGAGTCGGCTCCCCACGCGCGGGCGAGTTCGGCGGCCCGGCGCGGGGCGGCGGTCGCGTCCCGCGCCTCGATCCCGGCCTCGGCCGCGTTCGGCGTGGTCAGCCGGGTGCCCGGCACCGGCCCGAGACCACGCGGGTGCGGGTCCCACACGACCGGCACCCGCGCCGCGGCCTCCCTCAGAGCCGTGCGCACGGGCCGCTGCCGGGTGAGGATGTGGCCGTAGTCCGAGACCAGCACGGCGGAGGCGCTCCGCAGCGCATCGGCCACCGCCGACGCGGCCGCCGCGGTGTGCTCCTCCGTGCAGCCGCACGGGGTGTCCAGGCGGGCGATCGTGCGCCCGTCGGCCTGGATCCGCGTCTTGGTCGGTGTGCGCCGCATCAGGGGCAGGCCCACCAGGGTGATGTCCGGGCCCAGGGCCTCGGCCAGGGTCGTGGCCGCGTCGTCGCTACCCAGCCCGGTCACCAGCAGGACCTCCCGGTCGGTGGCCCCGTGCGCGCACAGGGCGGCCAGCGCCGCGCCGCCCGGCCGGTGCCAGGAGACCGCCTCCTCCACGACGGGCGCCTGCGCGTCCGGGCAGTTCCGGTGCGAGGTACCGCGCAGGTCGACGTCGAGCAGGGCGTCCCCCACCACGACCACGGGGCCCTGTGCCGCGCTCATGATCCGGCCCTCTGCCGCGGGGCGGCGCCGATCGCGCCGCGCGCGTCCAGTTCGTCGTCGACCGCCGCGCAGAAGACGTGCACCAGCGCGAGGTGAACCTCCTGCACGGTCGAGACGCTGGGCGCCGGTACCGCCACGGTGCCGTCGCTGAGGGCCTCCAGGGCGCTGGGCCCCTGGCCCGTCATCGCCCAGCAGGTGACGCCGAGTTCGTGCGCGGCCTTGGCGGCGGCGACCACGTTCTCACTCGACCCGCTGGTGGACAGGCACACGAGCAGGTCGCCGGGGCGCCCGTGGGCGCGCAGCTGGCGGGCGTAGACCTGCCGGTAGCCGTAGTCGTTGGCGATCGCGGTGAGGCTGGAGGTGTCGGCGTGCAGCGCGACGGCCGACAGCGGGAGCCGCTCCGTCTCGAAGCGCCCGGTCAGTTCCGCCGTCAGGTGCTGCGCCTCGGCCGCGCTCCCCCCGTTGCCGCAGGCAAAGAGCCGGTGACCCGATGACAGGGCACGGGCGGCGTGGCGTCCCCACGCCTCGACCAGGGCGGTGTCCGTGTCGTGCAGGGCGGCGTGCAACCGCCTCAGGTGCGTGTGCATCAGACCTCCCCTCCTCGGGTTCCGACGGGTTCGCCGTGCGCCGCCCGGGCCCGCGGCACCGGGCGGCGCGTCTCGGCGACGACGCTGCGATAGCACTGCTCGGTGCGCCGGGCGACCTCCGCCCAGGAGTACCGTTCGCGGACCCGGGCGGCCGCGGCGGCGCCGAACGCCCGCCGCGCGGACCCGTCCGCGAGCAGCTCCCCCACGGAACGTGCCAGGCGGTCGGGGGCGCGGGGCGGCACGAGCAGCCCCGTGGTGCGGTGCAGGACCGTGTCCACGTGGCCGCCCACACGGGAGGCGACCACCGGCACTCCGCAGGCCATCGACTCGACCGTCGACATGCCGAAGGGTTCGTACCAGGGGACGTTGACCGCGACGTCGGCCGATCGCACCAGGTCGGGAACGTCCGGCCGGGCCACGCAGCCCAGGAAGCGCACGCGGTCCGCCACGCCGTAGCGGTCGGCGACCACCCGGAGCCGGATGATCTCCGGGTCGGAGTCCAGCTCGCGCGGGTCCGGACCGCCGGCGACCACGAGTTCGGCGTCCGGCAGCTTGGCCAGGGTCCGGATCACGGTGTCGACGCCCTTGCGCCGCACGATCCGGCCCAGGCTGAGCAGGCGCGGACGGTCGTCCTTCGGCAGGCTCGGCCCGTCGGGCCGGAACCGCCGGGTGTCGACCCCGCAGGGCACCACGTCCACGCGGTCGAACGGGATCCCCCACGAGGAGAGCTCGCGCCGCTCCTCCGTGGAGGTGGCCACGACCCGCGCGCACCCGGCGGCCACCGCCCGCTCGACCCGCACGCGCTCGGCCGGGCTGGTGTCGGCCACCCCCTGGAAG from Nocardiopsis aegyptia harbors:
- a CDS encoding SDR family oxidoreductase, with amino-acid sequence MRPLGNTLITGGSSGLGAATAEAVAAEGGFPIVIDRQHPGNDLPFEQADLADRTQVEQAVQRVGVRHKRIDALVNAAGTDACGTLTDVSADDWERVVRVNLLGTAAMTRAALPYLRESHGTIVNCASTLGLRALSDATAYCASKFGVVGFTRALAAELAGQVQVTLLVPGGMSTHFFDDRPEQYKPGPDAKLNAPEDVARTVVFALSQPTGCEVRELVVCPSQETSWP
- a CDS encoding PfkB family carbohydrate kinase, yielding MSAAQGPVVVVGDALLDVDLRGTSHRNCPDAQAPVVEEAVSWHRPGGAALAALCAHGATDREVLLVTGLGSDDAATTLAEALGPDITLVGLPLMRRTPTKTRIQADGRTIARLDTPCGCTEEHTAAAASAVADALRSASAVLVSDYGHILTRQRPVRTALREAAARVPVVWDPHPRGLGPVPGTRLTTPNAAEAGIEARDATAAPRRAAELARAWGADSVAVTLGEHGAAWSDGRHGTVLVSGEPVDRPTDVCGAGDAFAAACAVALSEGADPVTAVRAGVRAASAFVAQGGAAARSARSPEAPDPPVTSFTPTAFGAVPRAGRGGRRVVATGGCFDVLHAGHVDLLRRARALGDRLVVLLNSDSSVRALKGPDRPIVGERDRARVLSELACVDEVEVFTEPTPVAALGALRPDVWVKGGDYDVERLPETPVVRAHGGRVVTLPLVPGRSTTALLTRVRARDPDGLAAS
- a CDS encoding D-sedoheptulose-7-phosphate isomerase is translated as MHTHLRRLHAALHDTDTALVEAWGRHAARALSSGHRLFACGNGGSAAEAQHLTAELTGRFETERLPLSAVALHADTSSLTAIANDYGYRQVYARQLRAHGRPGDLLVCLSTSGSSENVVAAAKAAHELGVTCWAMTGQGPSALEALSDGTVAVPAPSVSTVQEVHLALVHVFCAAVDDELDARGAIGAAPRQRAGS
- a CDS encoding glycosyltransferase, which translates into the protein MRIAMVSEHASPLAAITGEDAGGQNVHVAELASALAALGHEVDVYTRRTDPDLPNAVSMCRGVRVIHVPAGPAAPIPKDDLPRHMPEFGRRLRAAWASERPDVVHAHFWMSGMASLDAAVPLALPVLQTFHALGTVKQRFQGVADTSPAERVRVERAVAAGCARVVATSTEERRELSSWGIPFDRVDVVPCGVDTRRFRPDGPSLPKDDRPRLLSLGRIVRRKGVDTVIRTLAKLPDAELVVAGGPDPRELDSDPEIIRLRVVADRYGVADRVRFLGCVARPDVPDLVRSADVAVNVPWYEPFGMSTVESMACGVPVVASRVGGHVDTVLHRTTGLLVPPRAPDRLARSVGELLADGSARRAFGAAAAARVRERYSWAEVARRTEQCYRSVVAETRRPVPRARAAHGEPVGTRGGEV